A single genomic interval of Bradyrhizobium sp. sBnM-33 harbors:
- a CDS encoding DNA polymerase III subunit beta, with protein sequence MKLSAPACVLSDAISLASVIKRGGNSPCFAHLATTGDAVSITCTENTVGTIATSVSPTIQEPGEIAVSIARLATLLSSFTADAIVDIEGTTGAVNVVSGTSRLRLPAVSVVESPAAITIDQEVGRVEISSADLLQLLEPLAVADRTRLQLTGVFLHGVGHQLVAVSTDGIRLIRTSVAASTFSEDRTLIVPTEVGIVVRRLLQKAGASRVTLRRSRSLIAFEAPSFSFTARLIDSSFPAYEGLIPPPAPNSVFCNRGDLLAALSRLGAAASSNDTALVALSWGDGRCLDLHLARRPLDGADVIAAEVHGSAEAALSLPQFAALLKEFSDEHVLLETANELPVVICGASEKLALIVRSKWNFGSRGRRT encoded by the coding sequence GTGAAACTCTCGGCTCCAGCTTGCGTGCTTTCCGATGCGATCTCGCTTGCGAGCGTGATCAAGCGGGGCGGCAATAGCCCGTGCTTCGCGCATCTCGCCACGACTGGGGACGCCGTCTCTATCACGTGCACCGAGAATACAGTGGGCACGATCGCGACCAGCGTCTCCCCAACGATCCAAGAACCGGGCGAGATTGCCGTTTCCATAGCTCGTCTTGCCACTCTTCTTTCCAGCTTCACGGCCGACGCGATCGTCGACATCGAAGGGACCACCGGCGCAGTTAACGTGGTCTCTGGCACTAGCCGTTTACGATTGCCGGCTGTTTCGGTTGTCGAATCGCCAGCGGCAATTACCATCGATCAAGAGGTTGGACGTGTCGAGATCAGCAGCGCCGACCTTCTCCAACTCCTGGAGCCACTCGCAGTAGCGGACCGCACCAGGTTGCAGCTAACAGGCGTTTTTCTGCACGGCGTCGGCCATCAGCTCGTCGCGGTTTCCACGGACGGAATCAGGTTGATCCGTACGAGCGTTGCCGCCTCCACGTTCTCGGAGGACCGTACTCTCATTGTGCCTACCGAGGTTGGCATTGTGGTGCGCCGGCTGTTGCAAAAGGCTGGTGCATCTCGCGTTACGCTTCGGCGATCCCGTAGCCTGATTGCCTTTGAAGCTCCGTCTTTCAGCTTCACCGCTCGCTTGATCGATTCCAGTTTCCCGGCTTATGAAGGCTTGATTCCACCGCCCGCACCAAACTCAGTTTTCTGCAACCGTGGCGACTTGCTCGCAGCACTGTCGCGGCTCGGCGCCGCCGCTTCGAGCAATGACACCGCGCTGGTTGCACTATCCTGGGGAGACGGCCGATGCCTGGACCTTCACCTGGCACGACGCCCGCTTGATGGTGCCGATGTCATTGCGGCCGAAGTGCATGGCAGTGCGGAGGCTGCGCTTTCGCTTCCGCAATTCGCAGCGTTGCTAAAGGAATTTAGTGACGAGCACGTCCTGCTCGAAACTGCAAACGAATTGCCGGTTGTGATCTGTGGTGCGAGCGAGAAGCTGGCGCTCATCGTCCGCTCGAAATGGAACTTCGGTAGTCGCGGGAGAAGGACATGA
- a CDS encoding MT-A70 family methyltransferase, producing MKDNAVVLLWTTGAMLSHGVAVMEAWGITFKTELAWRKVTRNGKVRMGCGFWARSMHEPILLGTVGKPSKFTLPSCFDGIAREHSRKPDEFYRMITDRTPNLRRADVFAREKRKGWDVWGDEVEKFSPAASEQPPLSFTS from the coding sequence TTGAAGGACAACGCTGTTGTTCTCCTCTGGACGACCGGCGCGATGCTTTCGCACGGGGTGGCCGTTATGGAGGCGTGGGGCATCACCTTCAAAACCGAGCTTGCCTGGCGCAAGGTCACGCGCAACGGCAAAGTGCGCATGGGCTGCGGCTTCTGGGCGCGCAGCATGCATGAGCCTATCCTGCTGGGCACGGTCGGCAAGCCGAGCAAATTCACGCTGCCGTCTTGCTTCGACGGAATCGCGCGCGAGCACAGCCGCAAACCGGATGAATTCTACCGCATGATCACGGACCGGACGCCGAACCTGCGGCGTGCCGACGTGTTCGCTCGCGAAAAGCGCAAAGGCTGGGACGTTTGGGGTGACGAGGTCGAGAAATTCTCGCCGGCTGCCAGTGAGCAGCCACCCCTTAGCTTCACCTCTTAA
- a CDS encoding glycosyltransferase family 39 protein encodes MRFVYASVLDLRTDEAYYWTWSKESALAFLDHPPGIAWLIRFGTAIFGDTNLGVRFGGIVAMLITQLLLADIVRRVTHDVRAVIFAVLLPEAALYYGLLMAKVAPDTAMIPFAVAMLWALVRLNESGNPRWWLAAGLFAGLALLSKFTAIMLLPAVIAFVLVPDWRRRWLLSQYPWRAALIAVIVFSPVLIWNAQHDWASFRFQFVRAVATHQLSLRTVGEFIGLQFGLVGFVLLPVVLSGVTLTAWRGYRTREPVAILLSTAVLVPFLYFLWKSLTLRVGDTWPMFLWPAGFAATAINLVMLPREGWPDWIVKSTFLWARVAVISGIAFVVGVFFYYVAAPWNFIGRTDPVGGEAGYEQVAARAREQLQKTGATWIATSDYRTYAMLRWHFKGQVPVIQINERGRFQGFRDPGMNLIKDHPGLYVAREPDHRLPLWDLTTAKRQPLERVERVWRGMVMDTYALEKLNGWTPELSPAQDSPLFRWRVLAGMMRFDASLS; translated from the coding sequence ATGCGCTTCGTCTATGCAAGCGTGCTCGATCTGCGTACCGACGAGGCCTATTACTGGACCTGGTCGAAGGAGAGCGCGCTCGCTTTTCTCGATCATCCGCCGGGCATCGCCTGGCTGATCCGGTTCGGCACCGCGATTTTCGGCGACACCAATCTCGGCGTGCGGTTCGGCGGCATCGTCGCGATGCTGATCACGCAGCTTCTGCTCGCCGACATCGTCCGGCGCGTGACGCATGACGTGCGTGCCGTCATCTTTGCGGTGCTGTTGCCGGAAGCGGCGCTGTATTACGGGCTGCTGATGGCGAAGGTCGCGCCCGACACCGCGATGATCCCGTTTGCGGTCGCGATGCTGTGGGCGCTGGTGCGGCTCAACGAGAGCGGCAACCCGCGCTGGTGGCTTGCCGCGGGACTGTTTGCAGGACTGGCGCTGCTGTCGAAGTTCACCGCGATCATGCTGCTGCCGGCGGTGATCGCATTTGTGCTGGTACCGGACTGGCGGCGGCGCTGGCTGCTCAGCCAGTATCCATGGCGGGCAGCGCTGATCGCGGTGATCGTGTTCTCGCCAGTCTTGATCTGGAACGCGCAACATGACTGGGCTTCGTTCCGTTTCCAGTTCGTGCGCGCGGTTGCGACCCACCAACTGTCGCTGCGTACCGTCGGCGAATTCATCGGCCTGCAGTTCGGGCTCGTCGGCTTCGTGCTGCTGCCGGTGGTGCTCTCCGGCGTCACGCTGACGGCGTGGCGCGGCTATCGCACGCGCGAGCCGGTCGCGATCCTGCTGTCGACCGCCGTGCTCGTGCCCTTCCTCTATTTCCTCTGGAAGTCGCTGACGCTCCGCGTCGGCGACACCTGGCCGATGTTTTTGTGGCCCGCCGGCTTTGCCGCGACCGCCATCAATCTCGTCATGCTGCCGCGTGAGGGCTGGCCAGACTGGATCGTGAAGTCGACGTTCTTGTGGGCGAGGGTGGCCGTCATCTCCGGCATCGCTTTCGTGGTCGGCGTGTTCTTCTATTACGTCGCGGCACCCTGGAATTTCATCGGCAGGACCGATCCCGTCGGCGGCGAGGCCGGCTATGAGCAGGTCGCGGCCCGCGCCCGCGAGCAGTTGCAGAAGACCGGCGCGACCTGGATCGCGACGTCGGATTATCGCACCTATGCAATGCTGCGCTGGCATTTCAAAGGGCAGGTGCCGGTCATCCAGATCAACGAGCGTGGACGGTTTCAAGGCTTTCGCGATCCCGGCATGAACCTGATCAAGGATCATCCCGGCCTCTATGTCGCCCGCGAGCCGGACCACCGCCTGCCGCTGTGGGATCTCACCACCGCGAAGCGGCAGCCGCTGGAGCGGGTCGAGCGCGTCTGGCGCGGGATGGTGATGGATACCTATGCGCTGGAAAAACTGAACGGCTGGACGCCCGAACTCTCGCCGGCGCAGGATTCGCCGCTGTTCCGCTGGCGCGTGCTGGCAGGGATGATGCGGTTTGATGCCAGCCTCTCGTGA
- a CDS encoding hsp70 family protein produces MTKDRARFAIGIDLGTTNSALAFAPLVGEGTPEVLLVPQWEGLARLTEKPTLPSFLYLPEEAVAAHLRGEEVGAGQWIVGLFARMKASEAPGRVVHSAKSWLCHHAADRSAPFLPWGSTVLAREQKISPVRSSALILNYLRGIWNSRFAQAGFAFDDQDITVTVPASFDAAAQRLTITAAEEAGFPGDVRLLEEPQAAFYCWLESHDPARELWQRPDNGDAGLRHVLVIDIGGGTSDFSIFEVRLNEQTPDPDIRRVAVSEHTLLGGDNLDLAVAHFLEPRLAGAGGRLSGPQWDQLVAACRHLKEHALAATGPPDERFVVALAGRGSGMVGGSQAATVMRAEIESLLLDGFFPFCDAAARPYLTHAALREWGLPYPPDSAITRHLAEFLNDRPRIDAVLFNGGSVRPPLLRQRLREQIGGWQDGFVPQVLENEEPDLAVARGAARFGALLHHRSGRIAAGAAAAIFLEVEGIQATDRQTVRPPLICVLPQGAGPSQLFEIADLGLKLRTDQLVRFQAYSSTRKSVSQAGDIVSWSEGEFHPLPPLQTIVRTAELSGPEPGGMLPVGLTARMNALGLLHISCVSADPAVQQSWPLEFNMREHVQGVAGAPGVGRAREANAPIEPNASADALETARRQIGIVFTQPANNSKKNKITAATILKGMERILASARSEWNGPLLRALWPALEERRDDRRRSADHEEAWLIMAGFLLRPGFGVVRDDLRIDALWRLHHDGPCFPGRRIKSQEYILWRRVAGGLTRERQTRLMAGEIDRIRSGRASDELVRLAGSLELIHHDTKAELVRCFCDIAVTLARAKRHCAPYLAALGLLLNRTPLYAGPETVVSPDLVEHAYQAFQRFDWTTPELLDLQILFLRAARVVDDRSLDLPMPLRGLIASKLEKSGVPALQTAKIKGFVPIGRSDWASLYDDSLPPGLILIE; encoded by the coding sequence TTGACGAAAGACCGCGCCCGCTTCGCCATTGGTATTGATCTCGGCACGACCAACTCCGCACTCGCATTCGCGCCACTGGTCGGCGAGGGGACGCCAGAGGTCCTTCTCGTCCCGCAATGGGAAGGCCTGGCGCGTCTGACCGAGAAGCCAACGCTACCTTCTTTCCTGTACCTGCCAGAGGAAGCGGTCGCAGCACACTTGCGCGGTGAGGAGGTCGGAGCCGGGCAATGGATCGTCGGACTTTTTGCACGCATGAAGGCAAGCGAAGCGCCCGGACGGGTCGTCCATTCCGCGAAGTCGTGGCTTTGCCATCACGCCGCCGACCGGTCGGCACCTTTTCTGCCATGGGGATCGACGGTTCTGGCACGTGAGCAGAAAATCTCACCGGTACGCTCCTCGGCACTGATTCTGAACTATCTGCGGGGGATCTGGAACAGCCGGTTTGCCCAGGCCGGGTTTGCGTTCGATGATCAGGACATCACGGTTACCGTCCCGGCTTCCTTCGATGCGGCGGCGCAGCGGCTGACGATTACCGCCGCCGAGGAAGCGGGCTTCCCCGGCGATGTGCGACTGCTCGAAGAGCCGCAGGCTGCGTTTTATTGCTGGCTGGAAAGCCACGACCCAGCGCGCGAATTATGGCAGCGGCCCGACAATGGCGATGCCGGGCTGCGACACGTGTTGGTCATCGATATCGGCGGCGGCACCTCGGATTTCAGCATTTTTGAAGTTCGCCTGAACGAGCAAACGCCGGACCCTGACATCAGGCGTGTCGCGGTGAGCGAGCATACGCTGCTCGGCGGCGACAATCTCGACCTTGCCGTCGCCCATTTCCTGGAGCCGCGGCTTGCCGGGGCGGGCGGCCGGCTTTCCGGCCCGCAATGGGATCAGCTCGTCGCCGCCTGCCGTCATCTGAAAGAGCACGCGCTGGCCGCTACGGGGCCGCCGGATGAGCGGTTCGTTGTTGCACTGGCCGGTCGCGGGTCGGGGATGGTCGGCGGCTCGCAGGCGGCGACGGTGATGCGGGCGGAAATCGAGAGCCTATTGCTGGACGGATTTTTTCCCTTCTGCGACGCGGCGGCGCGGCCGTACCTGACGCACGCGGCACTGAGGGAATGGGGGCTTCCTTATCCTCCCGATAGCGCGATAACCCGACACCTTGCCGAATTTCTCAACGATCGCCCGCGCATTGATGCCGTCCTGTTCAACGGCGGATCCGTCCGACCGCCGCTCCTGCGCCAAAGACTCCGCGAGCAGATCGGAGGCTGGCAGGACGGCTTCGTACCGCAGGTTCTGGAGAACGAGGAGCCGGATCTGGCGGTGGCGCGCGGAGCCGCGCGATTTGGTGCCCTCCTCCACCACCGTTCGGGTCGCATCGCCGCTGGCGCCGCCGCTGCGATCTTTCTCGAAGTGGAGGGGATACAGGCAACGGATCGCCAGACAGTGCGTCCGCCCCTCATATGCGTTCTTCCTCAGGGTGCAGGGCCGTCGCAGCTTTTTGAGATCGCTGATCTTGGGCTTAAGCTCCGCACCGATCAGCTAGTGCGCTTCCAGGCTTATTCCTCAACCCGGAAGAGCGTCAGCCAGGCCGGAGACATCGTTTCCTGGTCCGAAGGCGAATTTCACCCGTTGCCCCCGCTCCAGACCATCGTCAGGACGGCTGAGCTATCCGGTCCGGAACCGGGCGGGATGTTGCCCGTCGGTCTGACGGCGCGGATGAACGCACTGGGGCTGCTCCACATCTCGTGCGTCAGCGCCGACCCCGCCGTCCAGCAGTCCTGGCCGCTGGAATTCAACATGCGCGAGCATGTCCAAGGCGTCGCGGGCGCGCCCGGTGTCGGGCGGGCGCGGGAGGCAAACGCTCCGATTGAACCGAACGCTTCAGCGGACGCGCTGGAAACGGCACGCAGGCAGATCGGGATCGTGTTCACCCAGCCTGCCAATAACAGCAAAAAGAACAAGATTACTGCTGCCACGATCCTCAAGGGTATGGAGCGCATCCTCGCGTCTGCCAGAAGTGAATGGAACGGGCCCCTGCTGCGCGCCCTTTGGCCTGCGCTCGAGGAGCGGCGGGACGACAGACGACGTTCGGCGGACCACGAAGAGGCATGGCTCATCATGGCTGGATTCCTGCTGCGCCCGGGCTTCGGCGTTGTCCGGGACGACCTTCGTATCGATGCCCTGTGGCGGCTGCACCATGATGGCCCGTGTTTTCCCGGTCGGCGCATCAAGAGCCAGGAATACATCCTCTGGCGCCGGGTGGCGGGCGGGCTCACGCGCGAACGCCAGACCAGGCTTATGGCCGGAGAGATCGACAGGATCCGCAGCGGCAGGGCGTCCGACGAACTCGTGCGCCTGGCTGGATCCCTGGAACTGATCCACCACGACACCAAGGCGGAACTGGTGCGTTGCTTTTGCGACATCGCGGTGACGCTTGCACGGGCCAAGCGGCACTGCGCTCCCTATCTTGCGGCGCTCGGGCTCCTGCTCAACCGAACTCCGCTCTACGCAGGGCCGGAGACTGTCGTCTCGCCCGATCTCGTCGAGCACGCGTATCAGGCTTTCCAGCGCTTTGATTGGACTACGCCGGAGTTGCTCGACCTGCAGATTCTGTTCCTCCGGGCCGCGCGCGTCGTCGACGATCGGAGCTTGGATTTGCCCATGCCTTTGCGCGGTTTGATTGCCAGCAAGCTGGAGAAATCCGGCGTCCCTGCGCTGCAGACCGCAAAAATCAAAGGGTTCGTTCCGATCGGACGATCCGACTGGGCCAGTCTATACGACGATTCACTCCCTCCCGGTCTGATCCTGATCGAATAG
- a CDS encoding cold-shock protein translates to MAKGTVKWFNPTKGYGFIQPSSGGKDVFVHISAVEKAGLSTLNEGQTVEYEEIANRGKTSAENLKV, encoded by the coding sequence ATGGCTAAAGGTACGGTGAAGTGGTTCAATCCGACCAAGGGATACGGATTCATCCAGCCCTCAAGCGGCGGCAAGGACGTGTTCGTTCATATTTCGGCAGTTGAGAAAGCTGGGCTTTCGACGCTCAATGAAGGGCAGACCGTCGAGTACGAAGAGATCGCCAACCGCGGCAAGACTTCGGCCGAGAACCTCAAGGTTTAG
- a CDS encoding Hsp70 family protein: MSARFSLAIDLGTSNSAIAIADLESGETRIIEIAQTLGPNQIGEMPTLPSAIYIPHSEEFPESSFPLPWNDAGERAIIGQFARERGVLVPDRLVTSAKSWLSNPHIDPKQRILPWRSDIAEEKLSPFECSRLYLQRLRDAFLHTERAQGRDWDLSDGEIVVTVPASFDEVARSLTAEAAKAAGLEDVTLLEEPQAAFYAWMVQRRREWRNLIADGDIVLVCDVGGGTADFSLIAVTDVEGRLELERVSVGEHILLGGDNMDLALAYALHAKLEAADKRLDSWQFLALVHAASKAKIVLFDDGGLAQAPIAVPSRGSSLLAKTVSTTLDRETLEQVVVDGFFARTSVDDLPRESRMAGLQEFGLPYASDPVVSKHIARFLAQSLQNVKASEKLAALVGASAGTQVLMPTAVLFNGGVFKAAPIRTRVLDLLASWNGGQPVRELQGFEPDLAVARGGAIYGRHRATGKGMCIKAGAARSYYIGLETSMPAIPGYKPPLKALCVVPQGMQEGTELLIEGREFGLVTGRTAEFRFFSSSVRSGDTPGQILPDAERDLDDAGLLEVAIPALDVPVGQVVPVRVNPVVTELGILELWMRHTNSDRRWKVEFQVRTE; encoded by the coding sequence ATGAGCGCTCGTTTCAGTCTTGCTATCGACCTCGGCACCAGCAACAGCGCAATCGCGATCGCCGATCTCGAGAGTGGTGAGACCAGGATTATCGAAATCGCGCAAACCCTGGGACCAAATCAGATCGGCGAGATGCCGACACTGCCGTCCGCCATCTATATTCCGCACTCCGAGGAGTTCCCGGAGAGTTCGTTTCCTCTGCCCTGGAACGATGCCGGGGAGCGCGCGATCATTGGCCAGTTCGCGCGCGAGCGGGGGGTGCTCGTGCCTGATCGCCTCGTGACCTCCGCCAAATCCTGGCTGTCCAACCCGCATATCGACCCGAAGCAGCGAATCCTGCCCTGGCGATCCGACATCGCGGAGGAGAAGCTCTCGCCATTCGAATGCTCACGTCTTTACCTCCAACGTCTCAGGGACGCGTTCCTGCATACCGAACGGGCGCAGGGGCGGGATTGGGACCTCTCGGACGGCGAGATCGTTGTAACCGTTCCTGCCTCGTTCGATGAGGTCGCAAGAAGCCTCACCGCCGAGGCCGCCAAGGCTGCGGGGCTTGAGGACGTCACATTGCTGGAGGAGCCGCAGGCTGCATTCTACGCCTGGATGGTGCAGAGGCGCAGAGAATGGCGAAACCTGATTGCTGATGGCGATATCGTGCTGGTCTGCGATGTCGGTGGCGGGACAGCCGATTTCAGCTTGATCGCGGTCACAGATGTCGAAGGCCGACTGGAACTAGAGCGTGTGAGCGTCGGCGAGCACATTCTGTTAGGTGGCGACAATATGGATTTGGCGCTCGCATATGCGCTGCACGCCAAGCTTGAGGCCGCGGACAAACGGCTGGACTCCTGGCAGTTCCTGGCGCTCGTGCATGCCGCCTCCAAAGCCAAGATCGTCCTGTTTGATGATGGCGGGCTGGCGCAGGCGCCCATCGCGGTCCCCTCGCGCGGCTCCAGCCTGCTTGCCAAAACTGTCTCAACGACTCTCGATCGCGAGACGCTGGAGCAAGTTGTTGTCGACGGTTTTTTCGCCAGAACCAGCGTTGACGACCTGCCGCGCGAGAGCCGTATGGCAGGGCTGCAGGAATTCGGTCTGCCCTATGCTTCCGATCCGGTCGTCAGCAAGCATATCGCCCGGTTTCTCGCTCAGAGCCTGCAGAACGTGAAGGCAAGCGAAAAGCTTGCCGCTCTGGTGGGAGCATCGGCTGGCACGCAGGTGCTGATGCCGACCGCGGTCTTGTTCAATGGGGGCGTTTTCAAGGCCGCGCCGATCCGTACCCGGGTGCTTGATCTGCTGGCGTCCTGGAATGGGGGCCAGCCAGTCCGCGAATTGCAGGGTTTCGAACCAGACCTCGCCGTCGCACGCGGCGGCGCGATCTACGGACGTCACCGCGCCACTGGCAAGGGCATGTGCATCAAGGCCGGCGCGGCGCGCTCCTATTACATCGGCCTGGAAACGTCGATGCCCGCCATTCCGGGCTACAAGCCGCCGCTGAAGGCATTGTGTGTTGTCCCGCAGGGGATGCAGGAAGGCACGGAACTGCTGATCGAAGGACGCGAGTTCGGCCTTGTCACCGGCCGCACGGCGGAGTTTCGGTTTTTCTCCTCCTCGGTACGAAGCGGCGATACGCCGGGACAGATCCTCCCTGACGCCGAGCGCGACCTTGATGACGCTGGCCTGCTCGAAGTCGCGATCCCGGCGCTGGACGTCCCGGTGGGGCAGGTGGTGCCGGTCCGCGTCAACCCCGTCGTCACCGAACTTGGCATCCTTGAGCTTTGGATGAGGCACACGAACTCCGATCGCCGATGGAAGGTTGAGTTCCAGGTCCGCACGGAATAG
- a CDS encoding adenylate/guanylate cyclase domain-containing protein: MAALSRDQITTFLRGISLRQVRLITGVILFAYLVSHFLNHALGNISLEALATGVYIHTAFWQFLPITILFYTACLVHTALGIWALYERRQFRWKAIEPLQLALGLSIPMLIIAHIVGVRLGQTLYGHEKLYPQVLFLYWIWAPWRIWMMLAVMIIAWVHGCIGLYLWLRMRAFYKRAAPFLLAAAVLIPTLSMLGFYQSGRMVINNDSAEWRAQTQSERQIGTRAEAQALERITDYFLFGYFGLIGIALVARGVRTINERRRGMISLSYGNGRTVRVPKGLSVLEASLRNNVPHASVCGGRARCSTCRIRIIGDCSVLPEPSQREAFVLSRVGTSDPSIRLACQLRPPTDLSFFQLFLPHTSADGHESNPTRIGQERYLVSLFVDMRGSTKLAEKRLPFDTVFIVNKFLGAVSQAVLESGGMPNQFVGDGMLALFGLSTTRQNACRQALRAAAMIAANVDELNKFLEHDLREPIRFGIGINGGEVIVGDIGYRDHMVFTALGDAVNVAARLQDMTKSLACEVVISDEVRETAGLDADALPQHEVEIRGRNEPMIVRSATDARMLPALANEEQSAAA, encoded by the coding sequence ATGGCCGCCCTCTCCCGAGACCAGATCACGACTTTCCTCCGCGGCATCAGCCTGCGGCAGGTCCGCCTTATCACCGGCGTGATTTTATTTGCCTATCTGGTCAGCCATTTCCTCAACCACGCGCTTGGCAACATCTCGCTGGAGGCGCTGGCGACAGGCGTCTATATCCACACCGCGTTCTGGCAATTCCTGCCCATCACGATCCTGTTCTACACGGCATGCCTGGTGCACACGGCGCTCGGCATCTGGGCCCTCTACGAACGCCGGCAATTCCGCTGGAAGGCGATCGAGCCGCTGCAGCTTGCGCTCGGGCTCAGCATACCGATGCTGATCATCGCCCATATCGTCGGCGTCCGGCTCGGCCAGACGCTCTACGGACATGAGAAGCTCTATCCGCAGGTGCTGTTCCTGTACTGGATCTGGGCGCCGTGGCGGATCTGGATGATGCTCGCGGTGATGATCATCGCCTGGGTCCATGGCTGCATCGGGCTGTATCTGTGGCTGCGCATGCGGGCGTTCTACAAGCGCGCCGCGCCGTTCCTGCTCGCCGCGGCGGTGCTGATTCCAACGCTTTCCATGCTCGGCTTCTATCAGAGCGGGCGCATGGTGATTAACAATGACAGCGCCGAATGGCGGGCGCAAACCCAGTCGGAGCGCCAGATCGGCACGCGGGCCGAGGCGCAGGCGCTCGAACGCATCACCGACTATTTCCTGTTCGGCTATTTCGGCCTGATCGGTATCGCGCTGGTGGCGAGAGGCGTGCGCACGATCAACGAGCGTCGCCGCGGCATGATCAGCCTCTCCTACGGCAACGGGCGCACCGTCCGTGTGCCAAAGGGCCTGAGTGTACTCGAGGCGAGCCTGCGCAACAACGTGCCGCATGCCAGCGTGTGCGGCGGCCGCGCCCGGTGCTCGACCTGCCGCATCCGCATCATCGGCGACTGCTCTGTGCTGCCGGAGCCGTCGCAGCGCGAGGCGTTCGTGCTTAGCCGGGTCGGCACGTCGGATCCATCCATCCGCCTCGCCTGTCAATTACGGCCGCCGACCGATCTTTCATTCTTTCAACTCTTCCTGCCGCACACCTCCGCCGACGGCCACGAGTCGAACCCGACGCGGATCGGTCAGGAGCGCTATCTCGTCAGCCTGTTCGTGGACATGCGCGGCTCGACCAAGCTCGCGGAAAAGCGCCTGCCGTTCGACACCGTCTTCATCGTCAATAAATTCCTTGGCGCGGTGTCGCAGGCGGTGCTCGAGAGCGGCGGCATGCCGAACCAGTTCGTCGGCGACGGCATGCTGGCGCTGTTCGGGCTTTCGACCACCCGCCAGAACGCCTGCCGTCAGGCGTTACGCGCAGCGGCGATGATCGCCGCCAATGTCGACGAGTTGAATAAATTTCTCGAACATGATTTGCGCGAACCGATCCGCTTCGGCATCGGCATCAACGGCGGCGAAGTGATCGTCGGCGATATCGGCTACCGAGATCACATGGTGTTCACCGCGCTCGGCGACGCCGTCAACGTCGCGGCGCGCCTGCAGGACATGACCAAGAGCCTTGCATGCGAAGTCGTCATCTCGGACGAAGTTCGCGAAACTGCCGGACTAGATGCCGACGCGCTGCCGCAGCATGAAGTCGAGATCCGCGGGCGCAACGAGCCGATGATCGTACGCAGCGCGACCGATGCGCGGATGCTGCCGGCGCTGGCTAACGAAGAGCAAAGCGCCGCTGCGTGA
- a CDS encoding site-specific integrase — protein sequence MYRRNVTSGSWVVKASDGHGAYWTKVVGIADDYDDANGKNVLDFFQAQGVAKQLARGGEDGSDDTAPITVDGALKDYRRDLEARGANAYNAQSPRAHLTPVLLAKPVQLLNAHELKKWRDGLLGKVAPATVNRICRCLCAALELARQHDERIQNRQAWEIGLAALPDAQEARNVILSDDKVREFVSACYGLEHQFGLLVDTLAITGARPSQAVRLRVEDLHYHPVRPKLMMPKSGKGGGRNRAAKKNERYSVPITVQLAAKLKAAVKGRAYDAPLLLQSDGRPWDRNPGQNYHRQVDKAVAATGLDPAVVTIYALRHSSIVRMLLQNVPIRLVASLHNTSVIMIERTYSRFITEHTDDISRKALLQHEEPQAGNADNIIALAR from the coding sequence ATGTACAGGCGCAACGTGACGAGCGGCTCTTGGGTGGTCAAGGCCAGTGACGGCCACGGAGCATACTGGACAAAGGTCGTCGGAATCGCCGACGACTACGACGACGCCAACGGCAAGAATGTGCTGGACTTCTTTCAAGCGCAGGGCGTGGCGAAACAACTCGCGCGCGGCGGCGAGGACGGCAGCGACGACACCGCACCGATTACGGTCGATGGAGCGCTCAAGGACTACAGGCGTGATCTCGAAGCGCGCGGAGCGAATGCGTACAACGCTCAATCACCGCGCGCGCATTTGACACCGGTGCTACTGGCTAAACCAGTGCAACTGCTTAACGCGCACGAGCTGAAAAAATGGCGCGACGGTCTTCTCGGCAAGGTCGCACCGGCCACAGTCAATCGCATTTGCAGATGCCTATGCGCCGCCTTGGAATTGGCGCGACAGCACGACGAGCGCATTCAGAACCGGCAAGCATGGGAAATTGGGCTGGCTGCTCTGCCGGACGCTCAAGAGGCGCGCAACGTCATCTTGTCGGACGATAAGGTTCGCGAATTCGTCAGCGCCTGCTATGGCCTTGAACATCAGTTTGGGCTGCTGGTTGATACGTTGGCAATAACTGGCGCACGACCAAGCCAAGCGGTTCGGCTCCGCGTCGAGGACCTGCACTATCATCCCGTCCGACCGAAACTGATGATGCCCAAGTCCGGCAAAGGCGGCGGTAGAAATCGCGCCGCTAAGAAGAACGAGCGGTACAGCGTGCCCATCACCGTGCAGCTCGCGGCGAAGCTGAAGGCAGCAGTCAAAGGCCGTGCATACGATGCACCTCTATTGCTACAAAGCGATGGCAGACCTTGGGACCGCAACCCTGGGCAGAACTATCACCGGCAGGTTGACAAGGCCGTCGCTGCCACCGGCCTCGATCCAGCCGTTGTAACGATATACGCGCTACGGCATTCGAGCATCGTGCGAATGCTGCTGCAGAACGTTCCAATCAGGTTGGTTGCATCGCTTCATAATACAAGCGTCATAATGATTGAACGAACCTACTCGAGGTTTATCACCGAACACACTGACGATATCTCGCGCAAGGCGCTGCTGCAGCATGAGGAGCCGCAAGCAGGCAACGCCGACAACATTATTGCCTTGGCGAGATGA